CATCTTAGTTATGGTGTCCATGGTAAACGTTTGCATGCCAGGCAGCCGTGACTTAATCCGGCAGCATCCTCATACCCTgcctttgctctctctctctctctctctctctctctctctctctctctctctctctctctctctctctaaagctaGCGATTGCATCCTCCTCGTTCTTCTCACTCCACCGATCGCACAAGCTATTACCAAGAAAATAGCATACCAGTCTTTTCTTCCCTTCAATTCAATTCGTTCATTCAGGGAAGGGAGAACTGATAACATGCTCAGATGAGAATAACTCGGAGCTTTTCCATGGAGTTCTTGGTGGACTGGGACAGTTCGGGATCATCACCAGGGCCAGGATTGCACTGGAGCCAGCTCCCAAAAGGGTACAACTCCCtcgccttctcctctcttccaccCACCTTCTCGTGTCTGTAGTCATTAGATGGATGCAAGTTGCTATAAGAGCGCAATCTTGTTTGTACTTTGCACTGTAATCATCATCATCTCTAGTACTTTCTTGTAGGGGTTAGGTAAGGTGGATCCGAGTGCTGTACTTAAATTTCACCACCTTCACCAGAGACCAGGAGTAGCTCATCTCTCTCCATTGGCGCAGAACCAAGCCAGAGATTCGACTACGTCGAAGGCTTCGTCGTCGTCGACGACGGCCTGATCAACAACCGGAGGTCGTCGTTCTTCTCCCCGAAGAACCCTGTCAAGATAAGCTCCGTAGGAGCCACCGGCGGCGTGCTGTACTGCTTAGAGATGGCCAAGAACTACGACGACTCCGCTGCCGACTCCATTGATGAGGTAGGTCTGCACTTCAACCTAACACAACAAGGCCATCAACCTTGTTCGGTGACGAGAAGAACATCTGTCGAGTGTTTTCTTTGGTTGCTGCAGGTGGTAGAGGCACTCTGGGACAGCTGAGCTACATACCGGCATCGGTGTTCACCACCGACCTCCCCTACGTCGACTTCCTCGACCGCGTCCACGGGCCGGAGCTGCAGCTCCGCGCCAACGGGATGTGGGAGCTGCCGCACCCGTGGCTCAACCTCTTCCTGCCGGCGTCACGGATCGTGGACCTCGACCTTGGCATCCGCCGCAATAGCACCGGCGGACCTATCCTCATCTACCCTAATATCGCATGCCTTGTTTGCTTGCCCTgccttgcatgcatgcatgcagcccTTGCAACCCTAGCTAGCTCACTAATGAATGCACACGGTTAGACCACATGGCTCATGTTGAAACGGTGGCCAAATCCATGTTGATCACAATATCATGTTCTCCTCCAATACACAACTCTTTCCTTACCATGTTTTGTACTCCAGTAGGTCAGCCTAATATCCTCCCCACATCATAAAAGCAAAGAGAAGCTTCCAATTCCCATATCGAAAACGTCCGTAGATCATCGTACGGTCAACATGTGAAGGTTAGATTTTCGTGTCTTTTTTTGGGGATCCTCTCCAAACGTATAAAAGTGACCGGAAGCACATCACAAGACTATCTGGTTGGGTGTAAAATTGACAGTTCTTAAGAGAATTGGAGAGGATCCCAACCCTCGTTCCTTTCCTCTTCCGAAGGCTATAAAATAGAAATTGTGGTTGGTCTATTCCCATCTATCTCAATCTTTGTTGTTCTTAACATAATGCCGAAGTTGTTGCTTTCAACAAAACCTAGAAAGGTTGCAAAGAAGGAATCATTGAAAAAGATGGTCATTGTAATCACGGTGGTTGCCTTTTTTCTCCCACCAAATGTCCACTGAGACCCTATAATACTCAGATTGATGAATTCTTGCCCTAGAAGAAGTCATCTTCATGATCAAGCCCTGGAAATCGGTGCTTATAAACAAAATCATGATGTTAATTTGGAAAACTAATTTGCAGGTGGGATGAGAGGAACACAGTGGTGACGCCTGATGAGGACGAGTTCTACTTTGTTACCTTTCTACTATCCCTCATCACCCGACTCGAGCCGGGTGGGCTCGTCATTTTGGGCCGAGGTGGGATCGGTTCGTCCGACGAAAGGCCCAGTTCGACCCCAAGTGCAGGTCAAGGGATCTTCCAACCCTCTTCTTCACCCTTCTCCTTTTTGTTCCCCTCATGAAAACCCCACACTTCACTCGGTAGCAAAGAAAACATCATCACAAATATCTAGCATGAAGCAAGGAATGTAACAAGTTGGAGagtttctcttgtgattatttggTTTTGAAGGAGACGACAACATATAATGAGATAGATTTGAGGGTGAACAAGATGTTGCTAGGACGAAGACAAGCTGATGGATGCGATGGTCCAGAGGACAGGACCACAAGACAAGTGAGGCCCAGCAAGAGAGAATTTTCCAAGGAGTTGTCTTAACTCacctttatttattttcataagaCAATACTACTTGCAAAGATACAAATATTTTGTGCCATTGGAACCTTCTTTTCTGTGCTTCTTCTTATGGGGATGTCACCATTCCCACATATAGGACAGAGTTGGGGACCGTAATGATGACAGTATGAATATTCGCAAGTCTATTGTTTTCTAGATGGAGCCAGCCATACTCACTGAAAGGATGTATCCAGGCTCTTTCTGAAGACTTCACAATTTGTTCTCACCTTGACACAGAATCAATTGGATGTTTTCCAATATGTCACTTCAGAAGGAACTGAAAGGGATCACTACTTTATGTGGATGACCACATACGCAGTTCTTTCCTTGTCATGGAGCCTAGAGGAAAAGAGAGCAAGCTAAAGAAATAGCATGAAATTTGAAACCCTGTATGATGTATTTTCATGATTTAGCTGATACATTTGGTAGCATTAGGTGTATTGTTGGGAGAATGAGGTAGTTTTGTTTACTGTAACAATGGTATCAAATACTTGTGTGCAGGAGAACCAGTTTAGGCATGAAAAACTTGTGTATCTCAATCGGACAGTACTAAGATTGACTTCAAAAAAATTTTTAGTCTAACATGTCAGTAGTAGCATACTTCTTTTTTGGGTTTCGGGGAGTAGTtaggaaagaagagaaaaggggagagagagagaggtgaatcTTAAACTTATCTAGGATTTGGTATGGCCAAATTGTATGAATACCAGAAACATCAAGCTAATTTTTTGCTGGCTAAATCCAACAGGTCATTCAAGGCACAACTAGTTGCACTCAGAATATATTGGTGTAACCAATCTTGCACCTAACAATAAATCATACCATAGACAAACAAACAATCAATGACATGATGATGGTTGCGATCTTTGGATTTAGGGGGATGCAGATTTGGTAAACCTAAAACCTAGGGAGAACAGCTTCCTGTCCATTGATGTTGATTTCCTTTAGTAATCTGCTAAAATTGAAGAAAAATTATATGAACCAAATCTCTAATTATGGTTTGAGCAAATAGCAATTTAAGAATACAAGGCAAACTAATGTGTATAGTCCAACCTCTAGTTACTGCTGCAGCTTCTTTGACAACAACCTTTTAGGGCAGAAAGGTCAGGGAAAGTTTAGAAGGAACATATTTTTCATTTTGTTGTTCAATAAACTATCAAGGATTTTTTGGTTCAAACCTGAAAGCCCCATTCAGTTGAAGTAAAATAATTGAGATTAATTTATTGGTGTCATACGCAATGGAAAAGTAAAAATTCAGTTTAATGATTTAAAGGAATAGCTAGATGTTTTACAACTTCATTGTAACTCACAGTTTCATGCTTCCTTTGCTCTTTGAAGTTGATCGATGACCACAACCTttatgattttgatgctttgttGCTCTTGGGGGCACCACTAATTGAAAATTGCAAAGAGAtctaatattttctgaaaatggCAGAAATTGAACAAATAGTTAATTCTTGTAACAGAGAAAATGAAGTAACAAGAAACATAAGCAAAAATTATAGATATTAACAATCCTACACCATTTATGTAAGTCTTCTGGTAACAAGTGAACAAACATAATCTACACCTCAAGATCTGATTGATTTCACTTGACACATTTTGCCTTTTAAGTACCATACCACTGTTCAATTGAAGCATGACTGAGGTAGAACTTTGTATGGGTTTAATATTAGATTGGGATCTAACATTTTCTTGATATCAACCATTAGTTGCACCTGGCAAGATAGACAATAGTGCAAATTAAGTGAGAACCTAGCACATGAACAAAATAATAACTTAATGCCATGAATAAAACAGATGAATGAGGGTACATGCTAGATgaaaaaataaagcaaaatagaaaCATGAAGTGTTAGTAGTATGTAGCACAAAAATCAGTGTCAAGTGTGTTTTAAAAAATAACCTAACAGAATTAGAAAATGGCTTTTTCGGGGAGTACATATGTTATACTTGCAACCATGGTTAGACATGAATTATGAGAAAGTTGAATAGTGCctaattatcatattttagatCGTGTACAATTCTGTTCCAGGACTTATGGTAGTATCAGAATTTTCTTACTTTTTGagtttttcaaagaaaataaatacAGCCCTCTTTTTAGCATACTGTTTCTTACAGCTGAAGATCAATAGTGCTTTGAAGTCCTAATATGCTGAGCAATGACGTTAATCCCAATATCAtgatatttaatacttttatgagcttgcaacaaaattttaaaaatatctcaGCTAAACACAAGCAATTGCATTAATCCAAAACCTTGGGTGACCCATAGatacaaaagaaaaataatttatttgaacTTCTGAATTTATACATATCTAGCTAGCTATTAAATTGTATGGAAAAATATACCACGGAATCCAGATAAACTACTGTGATTAAGCACTAGATACTAAAAAAACAAACTCAATGAAGTAAATAATTTTTTCACCATATTAACTTGTTTAGGCCTGGAAATTTTTTTCATGATTTTGTAAATTAACATCAGGAAAGAGAAATTTATGCACTGTAAAAGGGTATAAATTAATATAGGTCTCTCAGTTTATCAATCGAAGTTTTTATTTATTGAATATGATTTAAAGCCACATACGGTCTCTGGAGACTTGCTGTAATGGATCTTATTTGCTTTCATTAACCCTAATCCATGCTCAGCACTGATACTTCCCTTGTGTTTTGAGGTCCACTCATACACGTAAGGTTCAATTTGAGCAAGGATCTGCAACACAACATTCAATGCTGCTTTAATCATGATAGCTAATAACAATTAGTTCAATGTAACAAAGTTGCAGGCTGAAGCTGATAGATATACATCACTATCATATCGAGTTGTCATGATATTCAAGTGCAAGTTACCATCCCCAAGGTGACCGTATCCAACTACCTTGGCCGCCTCACCTGAACATGATAAAGAATTTATCAGGTAtcataaatctgtgtttttctttGTTTTATAAAAATACTTGTTTGATGAAATAGTACAAGGTAATAAAAAAATCAGTTCTACAAGCTAATTTATATTGCTAAGGTGCAGTAGCATTTGTGGGTTAGATACCAAGCCTGTTGCGCATTTCTTCGACGATTCCATAGAATTGGTCAATGGGTAATGATAAGTCATATTTGTAGACAGCCCCAACCTTAACTGATGCTTCTGATATACCCTGGAACAGTGAAGCTAAACAGTGTCAAAATGATACGATCAAGCATCACATTAACGAAGAGCTACCCTCTATTTTAACATCACTGACACAAGAACTCGAAACAAATCATCTCAGAAAACACAAGTAGAAGCTTGTTTCATGTCATAATCAGAAACAAACTATCGATAACATGGGAAGTGGACATGACAAGAAAATAAACTAAACATGCCTGGGAAACATCAAGACATGACTATAAATGGATTAGTTAGAAATCAACTAAATGGACTTTTATCAACAAAGCCCATTTTGGGATTTGTgttaagagaaagaaaatttcttATTATTCTTCAAAAGTAATACTGTAACTAGATGTCGACAGGAAGCTTTCTTTCAGCCTGGCATTACTGATAAGAATTCATATTGTGTTAGCAAAATACACAAGATGCAAATTACTTAAGATACATGTTTACAAGGACTGTCATACTGTTCAATATGGTACGAGATGGGAGGCATATACTGGTCTGAGAGCTGACCAAGATATGGACCAGCCCATGACACCTGTCTGGTCGAGACACAAACCAGCCTGTTTGGCTGAGATGCATACCAGTCAATACGCCTCATGTATCACCCGATAGAGTCAAAATTTGACCTGATCAGTAACAATCACATTTCGATCATACCATTGACATTTTGATTGATACCATCccccaatggtcaaattgatcaTTGGAGGTTGTTTTGGGCTTATAAAAGCCCCTCCCTCCACCTGTTTCACCCACTCTCAATCACTCTTATCCAAATTCTCTTCCTCATTCTTTCCCACTCATTCTCATTCAAACTTGTTTAATCTCTCTAGACGGTGATTAGTGGAAATCAATCTCTTGATTTGGATTCAAAAGGGATTTAAACTACAGGTCCAATAGAATTTGTCTCTGATTGAAGGTAGTTAGCTTTTATCTATATTTTCTTTGTCACGGCACATAATTGGCGTAAAGAATATTggtaattattaatttattagtgACTAATGATTAATTATGACTTAATTAAGGTACTTAAGAAGTACTACCTTAGATTGATCATATCCTGACTTCTTGCATGATTTACGAGCGTATTTTACATGTTTAATGGGTAATTGGAGGCTTATTAATGCATGGTTacatatcaaatttaatttatataccaatAAATTAAGATAAGAAAACCTGaaataggattttttttaattcaGTTGATTTTTCAGCCCTTTTTCGGGTTACCAATACCAACCGATGAGTATCGGTCTGACTAGGGACCTATATGGCTGGTCAGATATGGCAAACCATGCATGTTTATGCTTATCATGTTTTGAGCATTACAATAAGCCATAATGTCCAACTAAATGAAGTATATTACATGGGTATTTCCCACCATAGAGCTTTACCAATGTTAATATAACTATTCTAACTTTGTGTGCTcatatcttttctatgattcttgaaAAAGTTTTCCTAGGTCATTTCTAAAATACTTCTGTGGAATCATAAATATTAATTACTGGGTTCATCTCACAAGAAAAAAGGAATTCCAAAAGCATCAAGATATTGAACCTCACGAATTCGCCAAAATGAGGATGATTGGTTAATATCTTGAGCTACAACACCATCTAGTATGAGACCTTCTTCCATTGATCGTAACAAAAAAGCTTCAAGTTTTGTTCTGCatttttttgtcaaaaataaAGATTGTAAATGTAACACAATTGTAGTAGATAACTAAGGAAATTGAAACTAATACACATTTACCAATGAGCCCAGTAGCAACCTGCAAAATGTTCATAGTTGAATGCCACTAATTAAATTGACAAACTGAATTCAGACACTCATAGTCCTAGCACTTCTAACAATCATTTGAGGTAGCATTCTTAAATAAAAGACTTCATTAATAAAATAAGATACACAGAAATAGCACAACAGTGAGATTGCTCCTTTAAAATCTGTGTCAACAGTTTGAATGAAAGAAATAGAACATTAGCAAAAACCTAGTGCACCAAGTTGTCCTTTTTGTTACTTGTAAAATATGATTCAAAGAACATTGATTGTCACTTGTCAAGATATTTATATGTCAAATTTATGGtaagaatattttaattaatagagACACCACTTTTAGCAATAGAATGTTTCCATCTAGAACCTAAGAACTTTAAAGAACAAAGAAATGTGTCAATTCAGAACAAGTGGCTATAACCAAATGCTCCATATaacaaaaaattacaaaattcatGTCCATTGTCCGTCTTcatgatcaccgctagagaacaTCCATCAAGAAAAGCCCTCCCCAAAGCACCTTGCCCAGTAGGCTAGGTAAAGTCTAAGAAAGGAACATGTGAAACATAGTATCCAAATCCTAAGTGTGAACTTATATAACAAGTATAGTTACCTATCAGGAAGGACAAAACTATGTATTTTCATGCATTTCATTGAACCTATTATTTTATAAACATATGATGCATAGAAGTTTGTTGCAAGAAATTCCTTCTTCTGAAACAGGATTAGGATTCTATTATAATTAGAGTAAAATGTCTTTTTGTGTGTAGCTTTGCAGTTCTTTTTGGGGTTTATAGTATCATCCAAATATTATTGTCATTTTGTGTGATAAAGAGTATAATGGTACCTTTTAGTGATGTTTATGGACCAACACAAAACAAGAACAAGCCCATCACCAACGATCGCCTAGGGGGAAGACAGGATCTCCTCCAGTGTCAGAGATCTTTAAATATGAATGGCATGGAATTCAGAATCAAAAGGGAGAGAGGAGTAGATACCAAATTTCGATATACACATGTAAATCAAGAAGAATACACTCAGGTGTCAAGGTCACCAGGGAATTAAGGTAGATTCATCTTGGTTTTAAATCTTTCCTCAGAAAGGCTTCTCTAGAGTTTAATAACCAACCACATCAAATCTTTACCTCTTCGAGTAGTCACCCCTTTCTATATGTGTTTGAAAAGAGGCTAAAGAAATCACCTTGAGGCTTGAATTAAGGAATTTGTACAAGGATGCAATTGTAAGAGTGGAATCCACTTTTAGCTCAAAATCTTCATCATAATAGAACAATAGTGGATTGAGATGACGAGATAAAAGGGAAAGCATCTGTGATTCAAAGATAGGCTAATAACCAGATAAGAAGAAGGCCTAAATCCATCTGTTTTCAAACAAGAGCTTGGGTCATTTTGATAGACTGACTGAGCAAGCAAGAGCACATGTCAAGGTAACAATGCTCCATGGGAATAATTCAATCATCCTTCCAGAATCTAACATTTTAATCATTGCCCAAGATAAATCAAGAAGTAAAAAATgattatttgataaataatatccCTATCCATGTTGGCGAAAACGAGTTCCTAAATGAGTTATCACTTCAGACTTCAGAGTGGCTTTGTCAGCCAGAAAAATTTATAGAAGGTCTCTTCCAAGTTCAGCCATGCGCTATTTATGTTCTCCACCACCATTTGCCAAAATGAGCATAATTTATATCTTCTAGGTTAACGACTCCAAAGCAATCCCAATTCATAAATCTCTAGATAATTGAGCAATTAACTATCCACCAAACACATCCGCTATTCTAATTAACTTACCACCAAACACATCCGCTTTTCTTCTGTGCTTTCTCTATGAGCTTTAGAAGCCAAAAGTGGCAGGAAAAGATAGAGAAAAACTGGATAGGAAAGTTAGTGACTGTAACAGCAACCTACTTGCAAAGAAGTATCTATTCTTCTTGCCATCGAACCAAAATTCCACTTTGTTTTAGAGAGGCATCCGATCCACCAACAGTAGCCTTTCAGACcttagtgggagaccaagatacacAGAGAGAGCTTGATGCTTGACAGGCCCTCTAACAGAATCAGATCCAATGTATGTTGGTTTACTTGTGGAGGAATTAAAAGTGAACCCAAAGCAAAACATGGAATAATGTAGGGCCACCAATTTGTGGTGGCATATTCATGCAATGTGGACCACATATGTGGCAACATAGTCCCCATGAATACATATGACCACACATAAATATGCAGTCACATATAGGGTTTTGAAATATTAAGATTGATGTAGAATAAATGAAACCTATGCTCATAATATCCATGAAAAAAAAG
The DNA window shown above is from Musa acuminata AAA Group cultivar baxijiao chromosome BXJ2-4, Cavendish_Baxijiao_AAA, whole genome shotgun sequence and carries:
- the LOC135608730 gene encoding cytokinin dehydrogenase 5-like, whose product is MKGKGELITCSDENNSELFHGVLGGLGQFGIITRARIALEPAPKRGLETRSSSSLSIGAEPSQRFDYVEGFVVVDDGLINNRRSSFFSPKNPVKISSVGATGGVLYCLEMAKNYDDSAADSIDEVGGRGTLGQLSYIPASVFTTDLPYVDFLDRVHGPELQLRANGMWELPHPWLNLFLPASRIVDLDLGIRRNSTGGPILIYPNIACLVCLPCLACMHAALATLASSLMNAHG